A single uncultured Acetobacterium sp. DNA region contains:
- a CDS encoding chemotaxis protein CheA yields MSNYDSGNDSILEMYIFESETLLDQLEEILLQSEDNAELTPDDINEIFRIMHTIKGSSAMMEFDMLAHSSHKLEDLFFVIRENGIKQEDFGDLMDLVLNFSTFLKGEVEKIKNNETLLDENEELIVETDAFLNRIKGLSQDTPEQTQEQVMSNGSDNSESETLDGSAKDDLFGDMSFDEISNNDAADDEDHIDVVLTDEKPNVYCIHTRFNEDSQMENIRAFMLVNKLESVGKVTKKIPEQLNNNPEAAGIILKNGFFCHIETKASKETIENIAMSILSVKSIEFIDCEQVIEIENEIIIDKPVVAETGKKAPEKVNDTNKQKNNVQNLISVDLNKLDTLMNLIGEIVITESMVFGSAGMEGKRDESFEKASTQLQKLTDELQDIVMSIRMIPIAGTFKKMQRIVRDVGKKLKKEVEFITMGESTEVDKTIIDGIADPLMHLVRNAMDHGLESTEERIAAGKNPVGKVILSAQNVGGDIIISVSDDGKGLDPVGILEKAKEKKLLIKPEEEYSEKEILNLIMAPGFSTKEVVTEFSGRGVGMDVVKKNIEKVGGSISIESEKGSGTNIFLKIPLTLSIISGMEVLVGEDIYEIPISNIRETFKITSNQLIKDPDNNEMVMIRGVCYPLIRLHDIFEDKKCETHIEDGILMLVDSGDTFACLFMDDLIKKHQIVVKPIPKYLNHYSIKNSGIAGCTILGNGSISLIVDIPAILDHY; encoded by the coding sequence ATGAGTAATTATGATTCTGGAAATGATTCAATTTTAGAGATGTACATTTTTGAATCGGAAACGCTGCTTGATCAATTAGAGGAAATTTTACTTCAATCTGAAGACAATGCGGAATTAACTCCGGATGATATAAATGAAATCTTCCGGATTATGCATACTATAAAAGGGTCTTCGGCCATGATGGAATTTGACATGCTTGCACATTCTTCTCATAAGTTGGAGGATTTGTTTTTTGTAATCCGTGAAAATGGAATAAAGCAAGAGGATTTCGGGGATTTAATGGATTTAGTTCTTAACTTCTCTACCTTCCTTAAGGGTGAGGTCGAAAAGATTAAGAATAATGAAACTTTATTGGATGAGAATGAAGAACTGATTGTCGAAACCGATGCGTTTTTAAATCGGATCAAAGGATTATCCCAGGATACACCTGAGCAAACTCAAGAACAAGTCATGAGCAATGGATCTGATAATAGTGAATCCGAAACGCTGGATGGGTCAGCTAAAGACGATTTATTTGGTGATATGAGCTTTGATGAGATTAGCAATAACGATGCAGCTGATGATGAGGATCATATTGATGTTGTTTTGACTGATGAAAAGCCAAATGTATACTGCATTCATACCCGGTTTAATGAAGATTCGCAAATGGAGAACATTCGGGCGTTTATGCTGGTTAACAAACTGGAATCCGTTGGTAAAGTAACAAAAAAAATTCCAGAGCAATTAAATAACAATCCTGAAGCTGCTGGTATTATATTAAAAAATGGTTTCTTTTGTCATATTGAAACCAAAGCCAGTAAGGAAACGATCGAAAATATCGCAATGAGTATCTTATCAGTGAAAAGCATAGAATTTATTGATTGCGAACAGGTAATAGAAATCGAAAATGAAATTATTATCGACAAACCCGTAGTAGCAGAGACAGGGAAAAAAGCACCTGAAAAAGTCAATGACACAAATAAACAGAAAAACAACGTCCAGAATCTTATCAGTGTTGATCTGAATAAATTGGATACCCTGATGAACCTGATCGGGGAAATTGTTATTACTGAATCGATGGTTTTTGGCAGTGCCGGTATGGAAGGAAAGCGGGATGAAAGCTTTGAAAAAGCTTCGACTCAATTGCAAAAACTAACCGATGAATTGCAAGACATTGTGATGTCGATTCGAATGATTCCGATCGCCGGCACCTTTAAAAAAATGCAGCGGATTGTCAGAGACGTTGGCAAGAAACTTAAAAAAGAAGTGGAATTTATTACCATGGGTGAAAGCACAGAGGTTGATAAAACCATTATTGATGGGATTGCTGATCCGTTGATGCATCTGGTTCGAAACGCCATGGATCATGGTCTGGAGAGTACTGAAGAACGAATTGCCGCTGGTAAAAACCCGGTTGGTAAAGTGATTTTATCGGCCCAGAATGTTGGTGGCGATATCATCATTTCGGTCAGTGATGACGGAAAAGGTCTGGATCCAGTGGGAATTCTGGAAAAAGCTAAAGAGAAAAAGCTGTTGATTAAACCGGAAGAAGAATATTCCGAAAAAGAAATTCTTAATTTAATCATGGCTCCAGGTTTTTCTACCAAAGAAGTGGTTACGGAGTTCTCGGGTCGTGGCGTTGGAATGGATGTTGTCAAGAAAAATATTGAAAAGGTTGGGGGCTCCATTTCCATCGAAAGTGAAAAAGGATCGGGTACCAACATTTTCTTGAAAATACCATTGACGCTATCGATTATTTCAGGAATGGAAGTTCTGGTTGGGGAAGATATTTATGAAATTCCGATTAGTAATATCCGGGAAACGTTTAAAATTACTTCCAATCAACTGATTAAAGATCCAGACAATAATGAAATGGTTATGATTCGTGGGGTATGCTATCCACTTATTCGTCTTCATGATATTTTTGAAGATAAAAAGTGTGAAACTCATATTGAAGATGGAATTTTAATGCTGGTAGATTCTGGGGATACATTTGCCTGTCTGTTTATGGATGATCTGATCAAAAAGCATCAGATTGTTGTTAAACCGATACCCAAATATTTAAACCATTATTCGATTAAGAATTCGGGGATTGCTGGTTGTACGATTTTAGGAAATGGCAGTATTAGTCTGATTGTCGACATTCCAGCTATTTTGGATCACTATTAA
- a CDS encoding EscU/YscU/HrcU family type III secretion system export apparatus switch protein, whose amino-acid sequence MSPSKDKKKTPKKAVHILDGQVNSNTNKEEPAKDKPLKVTALRYDPQKNNSPVIVAAGTGFVAQNILNVAEENGIPIYHDDSAATLLSKLQMGQEIPPELFQIVVNIYVSLLNLAEGNDVGERLL is encoded by the coding sequence ATGTCACCATCTAAAGATAAGAAAAAAACACCAAAAAAGGCCGTCCATATCCTGGACGGCCAAGTTAATAGCAATACAAATAAAGAAGAACCAGCTAAAGATAAACCCCTCAAAGTAACCGCTTTGCGCTATGATCCTCAGAAAAACAATTCTCCGGTAATTGTCGCTGCCGGGACTGGTTTTGTTGCCCAAAACATTCTAAATGTAGCCGAAGAAAACGGTATTCCCATCTATCATGACGACAGTGCCGCCACCCTTCTTTCCAAGCTCCAAATGGGTCAGGAAATCCCACCAGAGCTGTTTCAGATTGTGGTCAATATTTATGTGTCGCTGTTGAATTTGGCGGAAGGGAATGATGTGGGAGAACGACTATTGTAG
- a CDS encoding phosphotransferase encodes MLNKDLFQQDLFSSIQTKYVPVGKEITLMINHLVNTFYSDKLGFVKSIEQSGALEINSNNFKVVTTTGTYLIKRHLGQQNLQIIENSINIGQYLLKKSVSVPKMISADDGRFYCFNAGIYWTISLFIEGNYFSGFSKKEMTMSAKAMGELFLNLSKLPEDIYPSEEIHYDLKEWDSLISDFFQRKDEWESMFGLAIAQSLEQEWEVVVSSLDILKKKRIKKTPHIPCHIDLHPHNLLVGENAQVTIIDLDSIKMANPKSMLAFGVYKLMRRYATHAINELKFMEIRGIVYEFYKEVEKIAHIMEEEGFLQYYAMMEVFRRICIIIKQNLQNCHSDWNHVLLIQIVALSEIKEMFDCVE; translated from the coding sequence ATGTTAAATAAAGATTTGTTTCAACAAGACCTGTTTTCGAGTATTCAGACAAAGTATGTTCCTGTTGGAAAAGAGATAACATTGATGATTAATCATCTTGTTAATACCTTTTATTCCGATAAACTGGGATTTGTAAAAAGTATCGAACAATCTGGGGCATTAGAGATTAACTCAAATAATTTTAAAGTTGTTACAACAACAGGAACTTACTTAATAAAAAGACATTTAGGTCAACAAAATTTACAGATAATAGAGAACAGTATAAATATTGGGCAGTATTTACTAAAGAAATCTGTTTCTGTACCAAAAATGATAAGTGCTGATGATGGTAGGTTCTATTGCTTTAATGCTGGTATATATTGGACAATTTCGCTGTTTATTGAAGGTAATTACTTTTCTGGGTTTTCAAAAAAAGAGATGACTATGTCTGCGAAAGCAATGGGTGAACTTTTCCTGAACTTGTCAAAGTTACCTGAAGACATATACCCGTCGGAGGAAATTCATTATGACTTGAAAGAATGGGATTCGCTAATCAGTGATTTTTTTCAAAGGAAAGATGAATGGGAGTCGATGTTTGGGTTAGCTATTGCTCAATCACTTGAACAGGAATGGGAGGTAGTTGTTTCTAGCTTAGATATACTAAAGAAAAAGAGAATAAAGAAAACACCACACATACCATGCCATATCGATCTTCATCCTCATAATCTATTAGTTGGAGAAAATGCCCAGGTAACGATTATCGATTTGGATTCAATTAAAATGGCGAATCCCAAAAGTATGCTTGCTTTTGGTGTGTATAAGTTAATGAGACGGTACGCTACTCATGCTATAAATGAATTAAAATTTATGGAAATTAGAGGAATAGTATATGAGTTTTACAAAGAAGTAGAGAAGATTGCTCATATAATGGAAGAAGAAGGTTTTTTACAATATTATGCGATGATGGAAGTATTTAGAAGAATTTGCATTATTATTAAGCAAAATCTACAAAATTGTCATAGTGATTGGAATCATGTCTTACTAATTCAAATTGTTGCTTTATCAGAAATTAAAGAAATGTTTGATTGTGTTGAATGA
- a CDS encoding SDR family oxidoreductase → MERHFMLLKNKVAVVTGASKGMGKAIATEFAKEGAQVCLVSRSKESLKETVKEIKEQTDGEVIFLTGDVKDPQLSKLVYDQVMNKWGSCHILVNNAGGPKMGSFLDHSDETWDEAIQQNLLSVVRFTKQFAFKMKEQQWGRIINISSTLAKEPTAQMVLSATARAGVSAFSKAISNELAEYNITINTICPGGVLTDRLVDLVSELAEKNGVTYEEQLSQNGSQIPMKRLASPKEIADFAVFLASAKASYITGQNIMVDGGLTQSYF, encoded by the coding sequence ATGGAGAGACATTTTATGCTATTAAAAAACAAGGTTGCGGTTGTAACCGGCGCAAGCAAAGGGATGGGAAAAGCAATAGCTACCGAATTTGCCAAAGAAGGAGCACAGGTTTGCCTGGTATCCCGTTCTAAAGAAAGTCTGAAAGAAACTGTGAAAGAAATCAAAGAACAGACGGATGGGGAAGTGATATTTTTGACAGGGGATGTTAAAGACCCGCAACTATCAAAACTGGTTTATGATCAAGTGATGAATAAATGGGGATCATGTCACATCTTAGTAAACAATGCAGGTGGCCCTAAAATGGGGTCTTTTTTAGACCATTCTGATGAGACGTGGGATGAAGCAATTCAACAAAACCTATTAAGTGTTGTTCGCTTTACTAAGCAGTTTGCTTTTAAGATGAAAGAACAGCAATGGGGAAGAATTATCAATATATCGTCAACTCTTGCAAAAGAACCAACCGCACAAATGGTATTATCAGCAACTGCAAGGGCTGGTGTTTCAGCTTTTAGCAAGGCAATTTCAAATGAACTAGCTGAATATAATATTACCATCAATACCATTTGTCCAGGGGGTGTATTGACAGATCGATTAGTTGATCTTGTTAGCGAACTTGCTGAAAAAAATGGAGTAACATATGAAGAACAACTTTCTCAAAATGGGTCTCAAATTCCTATGAAAAGATTAGCATCGCCCAAAGAAATTGCTGATTTTGCAGTGTTTTTAGCATCTGCAAAAGCAAGCTACATTACCGGCCAAAATATTATGGTCGATGGTGGTTTAACTCAAAGTTATTTCTAG
- the pseG gene encoding UDP-2,4-diacetamido-2,4,6-trideoxy-beta-L-altropyranose hydrolase: protein MKKKHLNLKVAILAEGNPEIGLGHVSRCITLGKEFKRKGISVFFISNFTEGIELISRNSFETFSFSKNESYDWTKELFDIISQNEVTLLIIDSYTVTREYFEKIRMGFAGEIGYIDDLNKFTYPVDILIHGSVLDQIYNYQRKMKNTLILAGLEYNLLRDEFKNIPPKVIKKRVLEIMITAGGADVKNMTEKVIGFFLESQLLDQLQLNVVVGSAFRNKNKIVELSKQNMNINIFYDPPAISEIMIRSDIAITAAGVTVYELFATGTPLIALITTNNQRIFVEELEKKEFLINGGILEEWNDKKFIGCLKSLMNDHDRRIQMSLRTQKILDGNGATRVVDEILTNLQAARR, encoded by the coding sequence ATGAAAAAAAAACATCTGAATCTTAAAGTTGCTATTTTAGCAGAAGGTAATCCGGAAATTGGTTTAGGTCATGTTTCACGCTGTATTACATTAGGGAAAGAATTCAAGCGAAAAGGAATTAGTGTGTTTTTTATCAGTAATTTTACTGAAGGGATAGAGCTAATTTCAAGAAATTCTTTTGAAACTTTTTCATTTTCAAAGAATGAAAGCTATGACTGGACGAAAGAATTGTTTGATATTATAAGTCAAAATGAAGTTACTTTATTGATTATTGATTCGTATACAGTAACGAGAGAATACTTCGAGAAAATACGTATGGGTTTTGCAGGGGAAATTGGATATATCGATGATTTGAATAAATTTACATATCCGGTCGATATACTGATACACGGTAGCGTCCTTGATCAGATTTATAATTATCAGAGAAAAATGAAAAACACTTTGATTTTAGCTGGTTTAGAATACAATCTTTTGAGAGACGAATTTAAAAACATTCCTCCTAAAGTGATTAAAAAAAGGGTGCTGGAAATCATGATAACGGCTGGTGGAGCAGATGTAAAGAATATGACTGAAAAGGTGATTGGATTTTTTTTAGAAAGCCAGTTATTGGATCAATTGCAGCTCAATGTTGTTGTAGGAAGTGCATTTAGAAATAAAAATAAAATTGTTGAATTATCAAAACAAAATATGAATATTAATATTTTTTACGATCCTCCAGCCATTTCTGAAATAATGATTCGGTCAGACATTGCAATAACTGCCGCAGGTGTTACAGTATACGAATTATTCGCAACTGGAACCCCGTTAATTGCATTGATTACGACAAATAATCAGAGGATATTTGTTGAAGAACTCGAAAAAAAGGAATTCTTAATTAATGGTGGGATATTAGAAGAATGGAATGATAAGAAGTTCATTGGGTGTTTAAAAAGCTTAATGAATGACCACGATAGAAGAATTCAAATGAGTTTGCGTACCCAAAAGATTCTTGACGGAAATGGTGCTACAAGGGTAGTTGATGAAATATTAACAAACCTACAAGCGGCAAGGAGGTAA
- a CDS encoding WbqC family protein: MRVAIMQPTYIPWIGYFAMMDIVDLFVFYDDVQFVKSSWHHRNKIKMANGEIQWLTVPCYKEHLDTNIDEVLLKTSMSWERKHWLSIYHSYCRAPFFSEYQNEIKKIYDLKWEKLVDLNLAIISTLTDLLGINKPQIVRSSQLGDLCGKKTERVIDVLQKVGATEYISTVGTKIYLEADAKKLKDRRIDLKWFDYKIIDYPQLGDKFLPYLSVVDLLFNNGDHAITYLRNGLINALESVD, encoded by the coding sequence ATGCGTGTTGCCATTATGCAACCAACTTATATCCCCTGGATCGGTTATTTTGCGATGATGGATATTGTCGATTTGTTTGTTTTTTATGATGATGTGCAGTTTGTGAAATCTTCATGGCATCATAGAAATAAAATAAAAATGGCGAACGGAGAAATTCAGTGGTTGACAGTTCCTTGCTATAAAGAACATTTGGATACAAATATCGATGAAGTCCTATTAAAGACCAGCATGAGCTGGGAACGAAAGCATTGGCTGAGTATTTATCATTCTTATTGTCGAGCACCCTTTTTTTCAGAGTATCAGAATGAAATAAAGAAGATCTATGACTTGAAATGGGAAAAGCTTGTTGATTTGAATTTAGCGATTATTTCTACACTGACTGATTTATTAGGTATCAATAAACCTCAGATTGTAAGGTCTTCCCAATTAGGTGATCTATGTGGGAAAAAGACAGAACGGGTAATTGATGTTCTTCAAAAAGTTGGTGCGACAGAATATATCAGTACGGTTGGAACAAAAATATATCTTGAAGCTGATGCGAAAAAGCTGAAAGATAGACGAATAGATCTGAAGTGGTTCGATTATAAAATTATTGACTATCCTCAGTTAGGAGATAAGTTCCTACCTTATTTATCTGTTGTAGACTTATTATTTAACAATGGAGATCATGCCATCACTTATCTTAGAAACGGTTTGATTAATGCACTTGAATCAGTTGACTGA
- the pseI gene encoding pseudaminic acid synthase, producing MIIKNKEIGEGYPTYIIAEMSANHGGELSRAIKILQAAKSCGADCLKVQVYTPDTMTIDSDKIFFQIEKGTWKNQNLYNLYKKAYTPWEWLSILKEEADRINIDFLATPFDMTAVDHLEKIGIDCYKIASQELTDIPLIKYVASMNKPMIVSTGMGTIKEITKAVDTITSQSISGVSLLKCSSAYPAPIEGMNLNTIVDMKTRFNVPVGLSDHTLGSISAITAVALGASIIEKHFCLDKGFESVDSSFSMDPEELKKMIEDIRLTEKALGVVSYDLTVEEEYSRNFRRSIFAVEDISKGTRLTEDNIRIIRPAYGLAPENFETLIGKTAKKDIERGTPINWDLIL from the coding sequence ATGATAATAAAAAACAAAGAAATTGGTGAGGGATATCCTACTTATATAATTGCTGAAATGTCTGCAAATCATGGGGGGGAATTATCCAGAGCGATTAAAATTCTCCAGGCCGCAAAGAGTTGCGGTGCAGATTGTTTGAAAGTGCAAGTTTACACCCCGGACACCATGACAATTGACAGTGATAAGATTTTTTTTCAAATAGAAAAAGGTACTTGGAAAAATCAAAATCTTTATAATTTGTACAAAAAAGCATATACACCATGGGAATGGCTAAGTATTTTAAAAGAAGAGGCAGATAGAATAAATATTGATTTTTTGGCTACTCCATTTGATATGACTGCCGTTGATCATCTGGAAAAAATCGGAATTGATTGTTATAAAATAGCATCACAAGAGTTAACGGACATCCCTTTAATCAAGTATGTAGCAAGCATGAATAAACCAATGATTGTCTCAACCGGAATGGGAACAATAAAAGAGATTACCAAGGCGGTAGATACAATAACGAGCCAGTCCATATCAGGCGTATCCTTATTAAAATGTTCGAGTGCTTATCCAGCACCAATAGAAGGTATGAATTTAAATACGATCGTCGATATGAAAACGAGATTCAATGTACCGGTTGGTTTATCAGATCACACGCTTGGTTCAATCTCAGCGATCACGGCGGTCGCATTGGGGGCGAGTATCATTGAAAAGCATTTTTGCCTTGATAAGGGTTTTGAAAGTGTTGACTCTTCGTTTTCAATGGACCCTGAGGAACTAAAAAAAATGATTGAAGACATCAGACTAACGGAAAAAGCACTGGGAGTCGTTTCTTATGACTTAACGGTAGAAGAAGAATACAGTCGAAATTTTAGAAGATCAATTTTTGCAGTCGAAGATATAAGTAAGGGAACAAGATTAACAGAAGATAATATTAGAATTATTCGCCCGGCTTATGGTCTGGCACCCGAAAATTTTGAGACTTTGATTGGAAAAACTGCAAAAAAAGATATTGAACGCGGAACACCGATTAATTGGGACCTGATTTTGTAG
- a CDS encoding GNAT family N-acetyltransferase, which produces MKSGIILKKFETGNIENTFLWVSQEEFKKTFLLRGEITKEGNLNYFSKILNDESQIVFAIYADEKHVGNCGLKNIDKKNKEAELWIYIGDVNSRGKGWGKIALLSLLNFGFSKLGFLKISLHVAASNNVAINLYLRYGFVELDEKNIDKQWEERGFEIKKMELSRANFLKT; this is translated from the coding sequence TTGAAGAGCGGAATAATTTTAAAGAAATTTGAGACTGGTAATATTGAAAACACTTTTTTGTGGGTGAGTCAAGAGGAGTTCAAGAAGACGTTTCTATTAAGAGGTGAAATTACTAAAGAAGGAAACCTAAATTATTTTTCTAAAATTTTAAATGATGAGAGTCAAATTGTTTTTGCAATTTATGCAGATGAAAAACACGTTGGCAATTGTGGGTTGAAAAATATTGATAAAAAGAATAAAGAAGCAGAATTATGGATTTATATCGGTGATGTGAATTCAAGAGGAAAAGGTTGGGGAAAGATAGCCCTGTTATCCTTATTGAACTTTGGTTTTTCTAAATTAGGTTTTTTGAAAATATCTTTGCATGTCGCAGCGTCAAATAATGTAGCTATCAATTTATATTTAAGATATGGATTTGTTGAACTTGATGAAAAAAATATTGATAAACAATGGGAAGAACGAGGTTTTGAAATAAAGAAAATGGAATTGAGTAGAGCGAATTTTTTAAAAACATAG
- a CDS encoding SPASM domain-containing protein, with the protein MEFINLSRYYDIKNPGIKPFEELRNMTPLKMTQDLKIFNETDNILYAEKLAMEGLAVVPIRRQPPVEKYLGRNSFPRRILFEMTSKCNFLCRMCPQNNLKRERMHIDKDLYKKVLDEIDDHGIEGLWTYHLGESLLHPDFKEIIEYLSLKKNLGIVWMSTNGEFFTEDVSRFIVKTNIDYINFSAHAVTAETYGTVAPKEKFDLVQNNLEVLYRIKEESMVKGKPFIHCQMIEQETTKHEVDLFIKKHYKRADIVSVNMLEYVNLPNNSFGNKQRDRKPLTSCLRVSRNDCFICSNGEVTLCDAAYNGEISLGNINEKSLFEIWNGEERKKILELNQSGRMSEIEFCRNCTDYDI; encoded by the coding sequence ATGGAGTTTATAAATTTATCAAGATACTATGATATAAAAAATCCAGGTATTAAACCATTTGAAGAATTAAGAAATATGACACCCTTGAAGATGACTCAAGATTTGAAAATATTCAATGAGACAGATAATATTTTATATGCAGAAAAACTGGCGATGGAGGGTTTGGCAGTAGTACCCATTAGACGTCAACCGCCGGTTGAAAAGTATCTGGGAAGGAATTCTTTTCCAAGGAGAATTCTATTTGAAATGACAAGTAAATGTAATTTTCTTTGCAGAATGTGCCCACAAAACAACCTGAAACGAGAAAGAATGCATATTGATAAGGATCTCTATAAAAAAGTGTTGGATGAGATAGATGATCACGGAATTGAAGGATTATGGACATATCATTTAGGAGAGTCTTTACTTCATCCCGACTTCAAAGAGATTATTGAATATCTGTCACTTAAAAAGAACTTAGGAATTGTATGGATGAGTACGAATGGTGAATTTTTTACGGAAGATGTAAGTCGTTTTATTGTTAAAACAAATATCGACTACATTAATTTTTCAGCACATGCGGTTACGGCTGAAACCTATGGGACAGTTGCTCCGAAAGAAAAATTTGATTTAGTGCAAAATAATTTAGAGGTGCTATATAGAATAAAAGAAGAATCGATGGTGAAAGGAAAACCCTTTATTCATTGTCAAATGATTGAACAAGAAACAACGAAGCATGAAGTGGATTTATTTATCAAGAAACATTATAAACGAGCAGATATAGTTAGTGTTAATATGCTTGAGTACGTCAATTTGCCAAACAATAGCTTTGGAAATAAACAAAGAGATCGAAAACCGTTAACTTCTTGTTTGAGAGTTTCGAGAAATGATTGTTTTATCTGTTCCAATGGCGAAGTAACGTTGTGTGATGCAGCTTACAATGGGGAGATATCACTAGGAAATATAAATGAAAAATCACTTTTCGAAATATGGAACGGTGAGGAGAGAAAAAAAATACTTGAATTAAATCAGTCTGGGCGGATGTCAGAAATCGAGTTCTGTAGAAACTGTACAGATTATGACATTTAG
- a CDS encoding class I SAM-dependent methyltransferase codes for MKYKIIKDDSYGYLRVDPLPSQEDVEKYYKEEFYSSSYEGFNDSALETKLEEVNFFESQYEDIFSVCETYFEEMNGRSMFEIGFGFGQALEYFHNKQLQVSGLEPAPEGVKYAKKKGFDVFCSGVENFDCVGSKLFDIVLLLNVLEHLREPAKTLISIKEKLLKNNGLLIIDVPNEFNDFQCVANEEYSLKEWWLVPPNHINYFTVKSLEQLLEKCGYKVFYKKASFPMELFLLMGDVYVNDGELGKSCHNKRQNFEQLMKKHGKKEKLDKLYESLAELELGRQIIMYAYPSS; via the coding sequence ATGAAGTATAAAATAATTAAAGATGACTCATATGGTTATTTGCGGGTCGATCCTTTGCCGTCACAAGAAGATGTTGAAAAATATTATAAAGAAGAATTTTATTCTTCAAGTTATGAAGGCTTTAATGATTCAGCTCTTGAGACTAAATTAGAGGAAGTGAATTTCTTCGAATCACAATACGAAGATATTTTTTCAGTTTGTGAAACTTATTTTGAAGAAATGAACGGACGATCAATGTTTGAAATCGGATTTGGATTTGGCCAGGCATTAGAGTATTTTCATAATAAACAATTACAAGTAAGTGGATTGGAGCCAGCGCCAGAAGGGGTTAAATACGCAAAAAAGAAAGGTTTTGATGTTTTTTGTTCAGGTGTCGAAAACTTTGATTGTGTTGGTTCAAAATTATTTGATATTGTTCTCTTATTAAATGTATTAGAACATTTGAGGGAGCCGGCTAAAACGTTGATTTCCATAAAGGAAAAACTGCTAAAAAATAATGGCCTGCTGATTATCGATGTACCCAATGAATTCAATGATTTTCAGTGTGTAGCTAATGAAGAATATTCCTTAAAGGAATGGTGGCTAGTGCCACCAAATCATATTAATTATTTTACAGTAAAGTCTTTAGAGCAACTTCTTGAAAAGTGTGGGTATAAAGTTTTTTATAAAAAAGCTTCTTTTCCAATGGAACTGTTTTTATTGATGGGCGATGTTTATGTTAATGATGGGGAATTAGGTAAATCGTGCCATAATAAAAGACAAAATTTTGAACAGTTAATGAAAAAGCATGGAAAGAAAGAAAAATTGGATAAGTTATATGAGTCACTTGCTGAGCTGGAACTTGGCCGCCAAATAATTATGTACGCTTATCCCTCAAGTTAA